A stretch of the Malus domestica chromosome 08, GDT2T_hap1 genome encodes the following:
- the LOC139198441 gene encoding pentatricopeptide repeat-containing protein At1g19720-like, which yields MIHGLMIRNALDSDVFVGIDFYANCGHFGFAMTVFDAMRETDVVSWTALVYAFMNEGLFEEAMEVFKSMQVNGVEQDLISWNALVSGFARNGETDLALQYLEAMQEEGLKPRVSTWNRIISGCVQNSFFVDALDAFNNMLCFPEDPNSVTVASISPSCAGRKDLNLGRAVHRFALKRQLCANVHVEGSLIDMYSKCGMNDYAERIFSKAESKSISMWNEMAAAYVNAGEANKGIELVRVMHSHGIKPDVVSYNTILAGHARNGQINEAYELLYEMVRMDLNPNIILFNVLISGFQQFGLSFEALKVFQSMQSPSSGYFGNDVLHKSVQPNSITIAGALAACADLNLLCQGKEIHGYMLKTSVEPNIYISSALIDMYSKCHDIASAAKVFRRTDDKNTVCWNALIAGHVNNKQLDRALELFGEMLEEGLGPSSITLMTLLLTCGDLEALRFERELHGHIIKSHLDQSNFSLASALIGMYAKCGSIKDAKSVIDFEVKGDVSVWNSMLSANLTNGTAKKAIALFGEMQLAGVEPEV from the coding sequence ATGATTCATGGGCTTATGATAAGGAATGCTTTGGATTCCGATGTTTTCGTGGGGATTGATTTTTATGCCAATTGTGGACACTTTGGATTTGCAATGACTGTGTTTGATGCAATGAGGGAAACAGATGTAGTTTCATGGACTGCCCTTGTTTATGCTTTCATGAATGAAGGTCTttttgaagaggcaatggaggTTTTCAAATCCATGCAGGTGAATGGTGTCGAACAGGATTTGATCTCTTGGAATGCGCTTGTATCAGGGTTTGCGCGGAATGGAGAGACTGATTTAGCTCTTCAGTATTTGGAAGCGATGCAGGAAGAAGGGTTGAAGCCTAGGGTTAGTACTTGGAACAGAATCATTTCCGGTTGTGTTCAGAATAGCTTTTTTGTGGATGCTTTGGATGCATTCAATAATATGTTATGTTTCCCTGAGGATCCAAACTCTGTTACAGTTGCAAGCATATCACCATCTTGTGCAGGCCGGAAAGATTTAAACTTAGGCAGGGCTGTTCATAGATTTGCTCTGAAGCGTCAGCTGTGTGCGAACGTTCATGTGGAAGGTtcgttaattgatatgtattcaAAATGTGGGATGAACGATTATGCAGAGAGGATTTTTTCCAAAGCCGAGAGCAAAAGCATTTCTATGTGGAATGAGATGGCTGCGGCTTATGTAAATGCAGGAGAAGCAAATAAGGGAATAGAACTTGTTAGAGTAATGCATAGTCATGGCATAAAACCTGATGTGGTATCTTATAACACAATATTGGCTGGCCACGCAAGAAATGGGCAAATAAATGAGGCATATGAGTTGCTTTATGAGATGGTCCGAATGGATTTGAacccaaatattattttgttcaaCGTTTTAATTTCCGGATTTCAACAATTTGGGCTTAgttttgaagctttgaaagtgtTCCAGTCCATGCAATCCCCATCAAGTGGTTACTTTGGTAATGATGTGCTCCATAAGTCAGTTCAACCAAACTCCATTACCATTGCCGGTGCTCTTGCAGCTTGTGCTGATCTTAATCTACTATGCCAGGGGAAGGAAATCCATGGATACATGTTGAAGACTAGCGTCGAGCCTAATATCTATATCTCAAGTGCATTGATCGACATGTATTCAAAATGTCATGATATTGCCTCAGCAGCGAAAGTATTTAGGAGAACTGATGATAAAAACACAGTCTGTTGGAACGCTTTGATCGCAGGCCATGTCAATAACAAGCAGCTTGACCGAGCTCTTGAACTTTTCGGTGAAATGCTGGAAGAAGGTCTTGGACCAAGCTCTATTACGCTTATGACACTTCTCCTCACTTGTGGTGATTTGGAAGCTCTGAGGTTTGAAAGAGAATTACATGGACATATCATAAAGAGTCATCTCGATCAGTCTAATTTTAGCCTTGCGAGTGCCTTAATAGGCATGTATGCTAAGTGCGGTAGTATCAAGGATGCTAAATCAGTCATTGACTTTGAAGTTAAAGGGGATGTTTCTGTATGGAACTCCATGCTTTCTGCTAATTTAACTAACGGAACGGCCAAGAAGGCCATTGCCTTGTTTGGGGAGATGCAGTTAGCAGGGGTTGAGCCTGAAGTATAA